One Antennarius striatus isolate MH-2024 chromosome 9, ASM4005453v1, whole genome shotgun sequence genomic window, TTTTTCTCGAGGTTGGATGCGTGAACAGTAGGCGTTTTGGCGCTCCACAAGCTGATCCTCTAATTCCTTTAGAGTGGCGGTGGCTTGTTTGTACCAGATGTTCTGTCTTTCCAAGGCCTGGTGCAGAATAACCCCTGCAGCACCAGACTCAACCAGcatctgcttttctttctccaaGGCCTCATACTCCTTGTCACGGAGAAGACATTTTAAGTTATGCGAGACTATAGTTTAGAAGGGAAGTGTGTAAATGGATGATCAATGTGGAAACATAAGAATTTACCTGCTGCAAATGTTTCCGTTCTTCCATCATCTGATGGCTCTGTGAGATTATAGCCTGCTTGTAACCTTTGACCCTTtgcctctccttctccagctccagttCTAGTGTAGCTGCTGCCCTTCGCCTCTCTGTTATCGTCTCCCGATACCGagcctccatctccatctttaTTGTGGACATATCCTTGTCGTACTGGGCCTTGACCTTCTGGATCTCCTTCTGAGACTCTTTAGTCCAAATCCAACCTGATGTGATGGTGGGACGCAAGACATCAAGATTTTCATGAATATTCAATGTGTCACATATTATCTTGCATCTTTTATCTCAAAACTAATTAAATAAGTGACTTTCTTGAGATCCCAAATTATTATATACTTCAGGTCAGGCAAAAATACAAAGCATAGAtctcacacaaacatatttcttTGCATAGAGAACTGACTAGAAGTCCATTCAATAGACCAGCAGTGACCTCCGTTCTGTCACCTCCCCACCAACAGATGTCTCTACTGCTCCAACTTACGGAAGGCTGCCAGTCCCAGCATGGGGACCAGCAAAGCATAGTTCCACTGGTTCCCATCATCTGCCCCCACGCCTCTGCCTCTGGGATCCGGCTGGATGTTCCATCTGGGGGGGTCATTCAAGTTGTTCATACTGTCACAaccacacaggacacacagaaacagaagtgATAAATGTCACTGCTGGGAAGGCAACTGTGAAACCATAGCAACCAGGTAGTCCACACTGGTAGGAATTTAACTACAGcatgatgtgtgatagaagagtttcaacaaaaatgaaaggaaaggtgtgcaaaactgtggtgagaccagtgatgttgtttggtctagagacagtgtcactgaggaaaagacaggagacagagctggaggtagcagagatgaagatgctgaggttctctctgggagtgaccaggaaggataggatcaggaatgagtacatcagagggacagcacatgttagaggtcttggagataaagtcagagaggccagactgagatggtttggacatgtccagaggagagatagtgaatatattgtagaaggatgctgagttttgaactgccaggcaggaggcctagaggaagaccaaagaggaggtttatggatgtagtgaaagaggacatgaaggtagttggtgtgagagaagaggatgcagaagacagggttagatggaggacactggttcactgtggcgacccctgaagggaaacgctgaaagaaaagaagaagaaagctaGAATAACTAGAAGTTCGTCTAGGTTACAAAAAGAAGACCTGTCTTGgatgtttggattttttaatttataaaagtTTCCATCAGTTAGTCAACTGATAAAACACACTTAAAatgcacaaatttaaaaaaaaccacttaAATCTTTATGCTTGCATGGATAAAGCTGAACTGCCAGCTActacaaaatgtatttaaatcaaCGAGTCTATTTTCATGTCGTTAATTGCTTTAAACACTGATAAATTCTACATATAGAGAAtctgtaaatgtttaaaatgaacaCATAGACAGAAAGGGATGTGCAGTGGTTTGTCCTGTGCTCCAATGCTGTGATAACCAGTGGATCTTCATTGCTGGGTGCATCTGTTCATGTTTTAGACATTTAAACAGAGACAAACATTGGTGGAGAAACATAACACCTGGTTATTAAGTTAAGcctcttatttaaaaaaacaaaagactgaaTATCTTGTAGTTTTTCCAATATTCTGACATTGACTCAGTCATGAGAAGCCACAGTCAAAAGCAGGC contains:
- the ccdc127a gene encoding coiled-coil domain-containing protein 127a; its protein translation is MNNLNDPPRWNIQPDPRGRGVGADDGNQWNYALLVPMLGLAAFRWIWTKESQKEIQKVKAQYDKDMSTIKMEMEARYRETITERRRAAATLELELEKERQRVKGYKQAIISQSHQMMEERKHLQQEYEALEKEKQMLVESGAAGVILHQALERQNIWYKQATATLKELEDQLVERQNAYCSRIQPREKRLEMEKNILLNVVREPIGAGLDLESDLKDIFKRDTHCADLLNMDKRKNGSLMWVYLKYWQLQITVQKHKRAEEALLGKKIQSDTK